Within the Zea mays cultivar B73 chromosome 10, Zm-B73-REFERENCE-NAM-5.0, whole genome shotgun sequence genome, the region TGCATGCCAAAGACATATTAGTTTACAACATATTCATAACACGCTAAAGGCTATAAACGATGCATGTGGGCTTACCTGCAAGAAGCTGCGCATGCTGCTGTCGCCCGTAGTCAAAAGTTGGCGATCAATGTCCTCTACCGACCGTCGCAATGTGTTACCCTGTACAACACAATTTGCATCACACATACTATTTATACATGTCGAGTATTAAAATCGAGTAAAACTTACCACTCGATCTAATATGGGTGCCGCCTCCACTTGGGTTCCCAGTCTAGTGGTCAGGTCATACTCCGTTTCTTCATCGTCTGAAGAATCAATGTCGGCGTAGTCTTCCGCTGTCCACTGCTGGCGAAGCTTACAACGAGTCGCACCCTGGTACCAAGCTTGGTACCGCCTGTAATCACTATTGTTGTGCAACTCATCGTTGGAATATACATTCTCAGCACCCGATTCCCAATCATTTACTAATATCAGATGATGTTGACGAAAGTCCGTTATCTTCTTTTGCTTCCGCCGGTCAAATCTACACACAAATCATATCATATAAATAACACAAAGTTAAGAATGATTGATGTTATAAATTGCAAACTGGATTTATAGATTGCGAACTTACTTGTGTAGCTCCTTTGAAGTAGGAACATCTTCAACCGGCCATAGCTGGTTCCTACCAAACTGTCTCTGAACCCTGTGAGGTAGGTGCCACTCAACACACCAGAAACAGACCAAAGGACATTGCATCATATAGAGTTCATCTTCACTGCTGCATACTACACTAAAGATCATCCCAGCATACTCAGGTGCGTTGTATGGCTGCCATGTGACCTAAAACAAAAATGAAGCAATCTATGTTAAGTATAATAAAACAAATTTCATAACGATAAGTTTTTCATTGTTGAGTACTTACGCTAGAGGCAGAAAGGGTGTCAAACTCGTTAACATACTCCATGTATGCCCTCTTAGCTCTCGCAAAAGGAGCTGCCACTTGGTCCCAAATATAAGCATACGTCGGTCGAAGACGATCATTTCCATGAATCATCCATGGCCAGGGTCTAGGCTGGAAAACACGTGGTCGACCAACTGGTATGCGAAACCTGCAAAATGAAATTTATGTTAGTAAGTAATATAGCCTTATTAAATAAAATTTTGAAGACTTCGGTCCAAGACGTACCACATCCATATCTGCAGGAGGTAGACGCAACCGCCTATAGACGAAGAGGAGGACGTACGACGGCAAGCTTCACAAAGCTGCCGGTACAAAAAAGAAAGCACAGCGGAGCCCCAACTGTACTGTCCAGCTGTATCCCAGTCGGTTAGACATGGGATGTACATCCAGGACGCGCAGTCTCCTGTGGCGTCTGGGAAGAGGACACAACCAAACATGTGCAagatccaagctcgacaatagaACTGGACTGTAGCCTCATCAGCATCAGCAGGGCACACACCAAAAGACTGACGGAGCCATGTGATGCCTACTCCAGCAGTCCGTTCAACGCCCTCAGGAGGAAGCTCCCTACCAAGAAAGGCCTCAACTCTAGCCCTCCATCCGTCAGAGTCACATTGGCCTGTCACTGCTCTGCCACCAACATTGAGTCCAAGTATCTTCTGTGCATCCTCTAATGTGACTGTCATCTCACCAAAAGGAAGATGAAAACTATGTGTCTCAGGACGCCACCTACATAATTAAAAAAAATAGTGTAAAAGAGCTCAATGATTCAAGAATatttttataaaatcataacaaTACCTGTCCACAAGTGCAGTAATGGCCGCCGAATCAATAGTAGGCAACCCGCGTCGTAACTGGTAAGATATTACATCTAGACCTGCTCGTCTGAGGTAATTAGTGTACCTGTCGTCGAACACCATGTCTAGGAACCCATTGTGTGTCCTAGAACGAAGCGTTGCTAGGTCCTACACGGAAAAATATTATATAAGCAACACCATTTGTACAACAACAAATCTACAAAAGATATTTACAATTAAATACCTGGCCTTCCGACAGAAGGCGCCCCCGGTGGCTCTCGTCGTAGAACGGGTCGAGAAGGTGGAACTGTGCCATCCTACAAAATGAAATTAATGTTAGTAAGTAATATAGCCTTATTAAATAAAATTAAGGTAGTATCATTAAACTAAAAATACAAACCTCGCTAATCTGCCAACGACAAGTGCGTGAATTATGACCAAGTCTACCGCACTTGCCACACTCATACTGCTCGGGGTCGGTAAGAAATGGTGTTCTCCTTCCCCTTCTACTCCTACCACcaacctgatccataaccatcTTGTGCCTCGTCCTCTTCCTGGATCCACGCTTGGTCCAACGACTACTTGGATCAGCGACATACTTTGGGCCATCGTACGGAGGCCACTCACCCGCGTCACGATAAGGAATAAATCTTGGACTCCAAGTCAACACTAGTTTATCAATAGTAAACTCTTGAGGTATCCTCCTCTCTAAGTCAAAGTTACGAGCTCGAGCAGCTGCGATTAgatgagaacatggaaaatggtattgCCTGGGTGCGCCACAAGTACATGACAAGTCATTAAGGACAACCACATGCTTCCTCGACTCTTGTGACTCGCCGTCAGAAGTAGTACCAGCTTGAAGGAATACCTCATATGTCCCTGACTGTAAGTCAAAACAATCAACAGTGTGTGTGTTTGCCCTTTCCTTTGCCTTCTCTAGAAAGGTCTTAGGCTTTGGAGCCCATCTCTCTCCCTCATTCTGCAATCCAACTGCGTGGGTGTGTCTATCATTGAACCATGCCACAAGCTTGTAAAAGGTAAATGTCACTATAGCAGTGACCGGCATACCACGTATGCCCAACAATAATTTGTTGAATGACTCGGCCATGTTACTACACTGGAACTCATATCTCCATCCACCTAAGTCGTGAGCTCTCGTCCACTTCTCCAAATCCGGCATCAATCCATTCaaccaatctctaccttcggcatTTGTTGCGACTTTGAGCTTTTCTAACTTTTCTctaaagaacttgtcttccagctgTCGACATGTCTCCTGGAAAAGCTCAAAGTTATCCTTGACACCATCCTTACGCAGAAGATtctcagcaaggtgtcgagtacaCCACCTGTGATGCAAAGGAGGGTACCCATCGATCTGCTCACGGACCGCGTTGAGTATTCCCTGGTGCCGATCTGATATTACACCAACTTCCCGTCCTGGGCCAACCACATGTATCCGGACCAGTCGCAGGAACCAGCCCCAACTGTCTTTGTTCTCTTTCTCTACCAGAGCAAATGCTAGGGGAACTAGCTTGTTGTTTGC harbors:
- the LOC109943021 gene encoding protein MAIN-LIKE 1-like, translating into MAQFHLLDPFYDESHRGRLLSEGQDLATLRSRTHNGFLDMVFDDRYTNYLRRAGLDVISYQLRRGLPTIDSAAITALVDRWRPETHSFHLPFGEMTVTLEDAQKILGLNVGGRAVTGQCDSDGWRARVEAFLGRELPPEGVERTAGVGITWLRQSFGVCPADADEATVQFYCRAWILHMFGCVLFPDATGDCASWMYIPCLTDWDTAGQYSWGSAVLSFLYRQLCEACRRTSSSSSIGGCVYLLQIWMWFRIPVGRPRVFQPRPWPWMIHGNDRLRPTYAYIWDQVAAPFARAKRAYMEYVNEFDTLSASSVTWQPYNAPEYAGMIFSVVCSSEDELYMMQCPLVCFWCVEWHLPHRVQRQFGRNQLWPVEDVPTSKELHKFDRRKQKKITDFRQHHLILVNDWESGAENVYSNDELHNNSDYRRYQAWYQGATRCKLRQQWTAEDYADIDSSDDEETEYDLTTRLGTQVEAAPILDRVGNTLRRSVEDIDRQLLTTGDSSMRSFLQRLSRRLRGAAARCGCRTTVAHDVHVPSCTDTATPSTGLGAGFDYDHDEIGPSQLEGAPSTQPLQPQDRRRHRSPQRYTPGTDALGKGKTRRR